In Nocardia asteroides, a single genomic region encodes these proteins:
- a CDS encoding HEAT repeat domain-containing protein, whose protein sequence is MNPKPERSVDPRLLAALSTENPSTRLQAALTAGTHPAPALLGPLLARCAVEPDFYVRDMLTWALTRLPAARTVPALLAELESGPAQARSQALHTLSKIGDPATWSAITPELLRDPDDEVARSAWRAAVALVPDAERKALAAELAGQFARGGRDVQRSLSRALAALGDLIEPLLDTAKTSPDPAVRAHALVTEQLLRDPDAAFDIEAAKRIAALDGAPC, encoded by the coding sequence CCGCGCTGAGCACGGAGAACCCCTCGACCCGGCTGCAGGCCGCGCTCACCGCGGGCACCCACCCGGCCCCCGCGCTGCTCGGCCCGCTGCTCGCGCGCTGCGCGGTCGAGCCGGACTTCTACGTCCGCGACATGCTCACCTGGGCGCTCACCCGGCTCCCGGCGGCGAGAACGGTGCCCGCGCTGCTCGCCGAACTCGAGTCCGGCCCCGCGCAGGCCCGCAGCCAGGCGCTGCACACGCTCTCCAAGATCGGTGACCCGGCCACCTGGTCCGCGATCACCCCTGAGCTGCTGCGCGATCCCGACGACGAGGTCGCCCGCAGCGCGTGGCGGGCCGCGGTGGCCCTGGTGCCGGACGCCGAGCGGAAAGCCCTCGCCGCCGAGCTGGCCGGGCAGTTCGCCCGCGGCGGCCGCGACGTGCAACGCAGCCTGAGCCGGGCACTGGCCGCGCTCGGCGACCTGATCGAGCCGCTCCTGGACACCGCGAAAACCAGCCCCGACCCGGCCGTGCGCGCGCACGCCCTGGTCACCGAGCAGCTGCTGCGCGACCCGGACGCCGCCTTCGACATCGAGGCGGCCAAGCGGATCGCCGCGCTGGACGGCGCCCCGTGCTGA
- a CDS encoding MerR family transcriptional regulator has product MLIGEVARRSGVSTRMLRHYDALGLVRPTGRTVGGYREYAEADIRRIFHVESLRTLGLSLREVARALEDPAFAPRTLVAELIRRTEERLERERELLERLRAVEGAEPAGWRDVLRIVELVRDLGSADPPRRLRTVLNPAANEPVPTDLLTAAVLAESEPNMAGALRWALARAGTDGLAGLAPGLRSSDPEVRRRAVLAVAEIPGDAATELLTAALADPDPAVRGPAALAAGARGVTGAEPALIDMVVTGTNDVDAGEVLGALSRDPAAAERILNALTAALTATPEADASVRLRLIQALVELPGTGALAILRPLRADADPAIALVATALADLVAARSSG; this is encoded by the coding sequence GTGCTGATCGGTGAGGTGGCGCGGCGTTCGGGGGTCAGCACCCGGATGCTGCGCCACTACGACGCGCTCGGGCTGGTCCGCCCCACCGGGCGCACCGTCGGCGGCTACCGCGAGTACGCCGAGGCCGACATCCGGCGCATCTTCCACGTGGAGAGCCTGCGCACGCTCGGCCTCTCGCTGCGCGAGGTCGCCCGCGCGCTGGAGGATCCGGCGTTCGCGCCGCGGACCCTGGTCGCGGAGCTCATCCGGCGGACCGAGGAGCGGCTGGAGCGGGAGCGGGAACTGCTGGAGCGGTTGCGCGCGGTCGAGGGCGCGGAGCCGGCGGGCTGGCGTGACGTGCTGCGCATCGTCGAGCTGGTCCGCGACCTCGGCTCCGCCGACCCGCCGCGCCGCCTGCGGACCGTGCTCAATCCCGCCGCGAACGAGCCGGTCCCCACCGACCTGCTCACCGCGGCGGTGCTCGCCGAGTCGGAGCCGAACATGGCGGGGGCGCTGCGCTGGGCGCTGGCCAGGGCCGGGACCGACGGGCTGGCCGGGCTCGCACCGGGATTGCGGTCGTCCGATCCCGAGGTCCGTCGCCGGGCCGTGCTTGCGGTCGCCGAAATCCCCGGCGATGCCGCCACCGAGCTGCTCACCGCCGCGCTCGCCGACCCGGACCCGGCGGTTCGCGGCCCGGCCGCGCTGGCCGCGGGCGCTCGCGGGGTGACCGGCGCCGAACCCGCCCTCATCGACATGGTCGTCACCGGCACCAACGACGTGGACGCGGGCGAGGTGCTCGGCGCCCTCTCCCGAGACCCGGCCGCCGCGGAGCGCATCCTGAACGCGCTGACCGCCGCACTGACCGCCACGCCCGAAGCCGACGCGAGCGTCCGCCTCCGGCTGATCCAGGCGCTGGTCGAGCTGCCCGGCACCGGCGCCCTGGCGATCCTG